The genomic stretch aatcaaagtaaaggtattgaagcaacacaaaggaagactaagtttcagcggttgctttcaacttgtaacatgtatatctcatggataattgtcaatatagagtaatataacaagtgcaatatgcaagtatgtcggaatcaatgcacagttcacacaagtgtttgcttcttgagatggagagagataggtgaactgactcaacataaaggtaaaaagaatggtccttcaaagaggaaagcatcgattgctatatttgtgctagagcttttattttgaaaacatgaaacaattttgtcaacggtagtaataaagcatatgagttatgaaaattatatcttacaagttgcaagcctcatgcatagtatactaatagtgcccgcaccttgtcctaattagcttggactaccggatcatcgcaatacacatgttttaaccaagtgtcacaatggggtacctccatgccgctctgtacaaaggtctaaggagaaagctcgcattttggatttctcgcttttgattattctcaacttagacatccataccgggacaacatggacaacaggataatggactcctctttaatgcataagcatgtggcaacaattattattctcatatgagattgaggatatatgtccaaaactgaaacttccaccatgaatcatggctttagttagcggcccaatgctcttctctaacaatatgtatgctccaaccattaaggtggtagatctctcttacttcagacaagacggacatgcatagcaactcacatgatattcaacaaagaatagttgatggcgtccctgaagcatggttatcgcacaacaagcaacttaataagagataaagtgcataagtacatattcaataccacaatagtttttaagctatttgtcccatgagctatatattgcaaaggtgaatgatggaattttaaaggtagcactcaaacaatttactttggaatggcggataaataccatgtagtaggtaggtatggtggacacaaatggcatagtggttggctcaaggattttggatgcatgagaagtatttcctctcgatacaaggtttaggctagcaaggttatttgaaacaaacacaaggatgaacggtgcagcaaaactcacataaaagacatattgtaaacattataagactctacaccgtcttccttgttgttcaaaactcaatactagatattatctagactctagagaaaccaaatatgcaaaccaaattagcaagctctaagtgtttcttcattaatgggtgcaaagtatatgatgcaagagcttaaacatgagcacaacaatttccaagtatcaaattatccaagaaattttagagttactacatgtagcattttccaattccaaccatataacaatttaacgaagaagaaacttcgccatgaatactatgagtagagcctaaggacatacttgtccatatNNNNNNNNNNNNNNNNNNNNNNNNNNNNNNNNNNNNNNNNNNNNNNNNNNNNNNNNNNNNNNNNNNNNNNNNNNNNNNNNNNNNNNNNNNNNNNNNNNNNttaggtcccacatgtcattgaCTCAACGTGTAAAACCCCATTTCCCCTTCCCTCCCCTTCTTCCAAACCCCACTTCGTCCCCAACCCAAATCCCACAGCCGAATGCGGCCACGGAGTCGGCGGAGAACCTAGCCATGCCGCCGTCCGTACTCCGCCGCCttcttcctctccctcctcctcctcgccgcccccCTCCCCCCCTCCGCGGCCGCCAAGAGCCGCCGCCACGcatccaccaccgccaccgcttccTACCGCCGCATCTCGTGGGCGAGCAACCTCACGCTCCTGGGGTCCGCCTCCATCCTCCCGGGCGCGGCCGCCATCGCGCTCACCACCAACTCCAGCGACGGCATCGGCGCCGGCCGCGCCCTCTTCTCGGACCCcgtccgcttcctcctcctcccgccgcccgaCCCGCCGCAGCAGGCCTCCTTCTCCACCCGCTTCACCTTCCGCATCGCGCCGTCCCCGTCCTACGGCGACGGCCTCGCCTTCATCCTCACCTCCTCGCGCACCTTCCTCGGGGCCTCCAACGGCTTCCTCGGCCtctactcctccgcctccgcctccgacgccgacgagctcgccgacgtCTCCACCGTCGCCGTCGAGCTCGACACGCACCGCGACGTCGCGCTGCGCGACCCCGACGCCAACCACGTCGCGCTCGACGCGGGCTCCATCTTCTCCATCGCCTCCGCCAGCCCGGGCGTCGACCTCAAGGCCGGCGTGCCCATCACCGCCTGGATCGAGTaccgcgcgccgcgccgccgcctccgcgcctggctctcctactcctcctcccgccgccccgACAAGCCCGCGCTCTCCGTCGACGTCGACCTCTCCGGCCTCCTCCGCGCCTACATGTACGCGGGCTTCTCCGCCTCCAACGGCGAGGGCGCCGCGCTCCACGTCGTCGAGAGCTGGACCTTCCGCACCTTCGGATTCCCCAACTCCTCACACGCGTCGTCGGCTTCCCCAATCCCTTCGCCACCGCCCACAGACCAGGCCTCGTTTAACAGCACAACACTgccgctcccaacaaatcaccgccaccatcaccacctatTCTACAAGCTGCTGGGCGGAGCTCTGGGTAGCGTGGTCTTGCTGGTTCTCCTTGCGGCCATCAGCACTGTTCTATGGCTTGGCCATTCCCGAAAGGGCCGCAAAACTGAAGAACCTGCTGTGGTGTTCGAGGACAAGAACTTCCGTGGGATGCTGCCCATGGAAGTGGTACGCGCAGCAACCAACAACTTCGGCAGCGAAAATGTGATCGGCATCGGTggctctggcgccattgtgtttgaggGGGTTCTCCCTTCTGGTTCAAGGGTTGCTGTCAAGCGGTTCCAAGCTATGCGGCACTGCTCCAAGGCGTTTGAGAGCGAGCTTCGTGTCATGCTTGATTGCCCACATCACCCCAATCTCGTGCCACTTCTTGGGTGGTGCTCCAGCGAGCATGACTTGGTGCTTGTCTACGAGTTCATGCCCAATGGCAACCTTGACAGCGCACTGCACACCAAGGGTGGAGCAACACTTCCCTGGGAGGCGCGGTTTGGGGCGGTGCTTGGTGTTGCATCAGCACTTACATTTCTGCATGATGAATGTGAGCACCGCATTCTTCACCGTGATGTCAAGTCATCGAATGTGCTGCTCGATGCAGAGTTCAATGCTCGGTTAGGTGACTTTGGTCTTGCTCGCATGGTGAGCCATGGTGGGGTGCCTTTGGCAACACAGCCAGCAGGCACACTGGGATACCTCGCACCAGAATATGTGCATTCCGGCGTGGCATCAGAGAGGTCTGATGTTTACAGCTTCGGGGTGCTTGCCTTGGAGGTGGCCACTGGCCGGAGGCCAACAGAGAAGGGAACCGCAGTTGTTGACTGGGTGTGGAGTCTCTGGGGTCGTCGGAGGCTGGTTGATGCAGCGGACCAGCGGCTTCAGGGGCGGTTTGTTGCGGAGGAGATGCGACGGGTGCTGCTTGTAGGCCTCTGCTGTGTGCATCCGGACTGCCGGAAGCGGCCTGGTATGCGAAGGGTTGTCAGGATGCTCGATGGTACTGCACCCATGACACTGGTGCCAGATAAGAAGCCACCAGTTGTACTCAAGTCGCCACTAAATCAAACGTCCTCAGTGAACACCATGGATACTAAGAATACTGCATTTTACAGTTGTCGCTAGACATACAATACAAGGTAGGTTTGTAAAGAAGAACTTTCCTATCCGTATGTGGTGGTGCTCTATCCGTTGTCATTTTCTGATGTATATGTGCGATGGTAATGATTTTTGAATTCTTATAGTATCTTACAAGCTATAGGTTGAACATAAGATATGTTGTGAATGTTACACACTGAAGTCTGGAAAGTTTACTACTGGTGTACTACCAATGATAGAGGTATCTTAGGAAAACTATTGAAACTGTTGTTTTCTGGTACAAATTGCAGTGAGGTGTTTCATAATTTTCTTGTCTTCGATTCAAGTATCATTTACTCATTTATGTGAAGATAGTTTTTGTAAATGTTTGCATGTCTTACAGCCTGCTCGGTTTGCTCTAACAAATTTGGACTGTCATTATCACAGATTCATATGATGGTATATGGACACTGATCCTATTGTAAACAGCTGtggttgtgttttttttttttcaggAATAGTAGCTGTATTGCTGACATAGATATAAAAGAAATGTTTCCACAGAATTGATTTTAAACATCTGGCAGTGGCTGTAAGCTGTTTATGTCTACTGATACATGAAAATAACACAGGCGGTGACATATGTCTGATTGTCATGGACCTAATGTTTTTTTCCTTCCCGCTTCTTGTTTCCCTTTTCTTTATGTCATGATCCAAACGTTAACTGTTTGATTTGACCCTATAGTCAGAGCTATTAGTCTATTACAATGATCTGGATTATAGAAAATGTGACCAGCGGTCCATCCTAAGTCCCTGATTATCTGGACAGTTTTATATGACTGTATCGTAGAACTTATACAAAAAATTGCACTTCGTGAGCAGTGGCTTACATTTCTTTTGGTTCATTTATGACATTTTGTGTGACTAAGTTgaaattgtcctttctttaagaagTGTCAAATAGGGTGTTAAACAGTACTTCTGGGTCATAAGCTAGCAGTATCTCATTGCTTAAAGGATAAAGTATTAGTTGCATAGTACTTATCTTGGCCTGATTATTGTTTTGAATTTTCAGCATAGTTTAAAATGTTATAATGTTATGCAACTTAGGCTGCACATGGATCTCCATACTTCACTgttccttttctgttttcttcaTGGCCTCTCTGTTGCAATAAACTAACGTGAGTATGTGGCTGCACTAACATGATGCCTTAAGTTCCTCATCTGTCTAATTATTTGTTGAACCATATTCGCAGTTTCTGCAGCAAATAGTGAACACGGTGAGTATATATCTTAAAACTGTTTGCAGATTGTTTATTTGCTGTTGCCTTTCACCTACAgttcttagataagttgataactTCTGCAGCATTTGACACAGATAAACTAGAGATTTGTCCACATGGCACTCTGATAGCCCGAATATGCACTATATATGCCCAGTATTCCCCTTTGTACTGAACCTGAATTCTATTGTTCTCTTCTCTTATTgttttgatattttatatttgccCATGTTCCAAAGTCAAAGATCATGTGTAAATTTCTTTTGTTATACTCCCACcgtccaaaatataaggcgtataAGATTAGTCAAATGTCAAACCctactaagtttgaccaaatatttacagAAAAATATTAGCATCTACAATATTGAATAGACATATtgagaaaatatactttatggtgaatctattgctattggtttagtatttatgttcatatttttttgtataaacctggtcaaacttagaagatattgacttttgactaatttaTATGCCTTATAGTTTGGGGTGGAGGGAGAATTTGCTTTATTTCGTGGTTTCAAGAGTCATGTGATACTACTACATTCAAAACTCAAATTTTCATGCTTCCAAACATCTTACCTGATTTAGCTGTAACAACTGTACTAGGCACAGATcgaatttagtttttgacttctgTAGTATCTTGGAGTACAAATATGCCTCAATTTCGAATTGATCATTTCGTGAAGCACAGTAACTGTGACTGATTGACACTCAGTTGAAACCAACTGGCTTTGTGCTGATGAAAATACATCAGGCTTCAGTCATTGTCATTGTTTCACTTTGCAAGCACCATGCTTGAACAAGAGTACCGAGTATCGAAGATGAACCCCTTTCACCATCTGTCCACCATGTGATCAGAGGTCAAGGCAATCCATTTGTGTTGCCTCAAAGCTTCATAGGTGGGTTGGTTTATACAA from Lolium rigidum isolate FL_2022 chromosome 4, APGP_CSIRO_Lrig_0.1, whole genome shotgun sequence encodes the following:
- the LOC124648005 gene encoding L-type lectin-domain containing receptor kinase S.7-like, which gives rise to MDMEIAVSTSPLQASLSLSDTKNAARSPGQSSGSSLMPCRRPYSAAFFLSLLLLAAPLPPSAAAKSRRHASTTATASYRRISWASNLTLLGSASILPGAAAIALTTNSSDGIGAGRALFSDPVRFLLLPPPDPPQQASFSTRFTFRIAPSPSYGDGLAFILTSSRTFLGASNGFLGLYSSASASDADELADVSTVAVELDTHRDVALRDPDANHVALDAGSIFSIASASPGVDLKAGVPITAWIEYRAPRRRLRAWLSYSSSRRPDKPALSVDVDLSGLLRAYMYAGFSASNGEGAALHVVESWTFRTFGFPNSSHASSASPIPSPPPTDQASFNSTTLPLPTNHRHHHHLFYKLLGGALGSVVLLVLLAAISTVLWLGHSRKGRKTEEPAVVFEDKNFRGMLPMEVVRAATNNFGSENVIGIGGSGAIVFEGVLPSGSRVAVKRFQAMRHCSKAFESELRVMLDCPHHPNLVPLLGWCSSEHDLVLVYEFMPNGNLDSALHTKGGATLPWEARFGAVLGVASALTFLHDECEHRILHRDVKSSNVLLDAEFNARLGDFGLARMVSHGGVPLATQPAGTLGYLAPEYVHSGVASERSDVYSFGVLALEVATGRRPTEKGTAVVDWVWSLWGRRRLVDAADQRLQGRFVAEEMRRVLLVGLCCVHPDCRKRPGMRRVVRMLDGTAPMTLVPDKKPPVVLKSPLNQTSSVNTMDTKNTAFYSCR